The window ATGCTTGGTTTGATCTCGCTTTATCGGCGATATTGGAATATTTTCCATTCGTTCATTAGCAACGTTATTATCGTTAAGTCCACGTTGTTGCCTGCCGCTCGCTAAGCTTTCCATTTGAACGAAGCGATCGCTGGTGTCAAGTTTGACATTATAGTTTGCAGCTTCGTTGGGCTTTTCATGTCGGGTTTGTTCGAAAACATTGTCCGTTACATTCTTATAATGAGAAACGTTTGCAGAACGAGTAATGGTTGTTTTCTGGGTTACCGGCATAAAGTCGCTATAATTGGCGGGAGAGTAGTCTATTCTACGACGCCAAATGTCCGAATTCGGACTGTGCGTCAAGTTCACGTTGGCGGAGTGATACTCGATGTCACGTGAACCGATGAATGGTGGACTCGTATTGAAAACAGGTGGAGCACTTTGTACGGCGCTCGGTGTTTCGCTTTCAGCTTCACCGTCACTATATCCCGTCGAGGAACTGTCGGTTCTTCTACTCACTGAGGAGTGTCGACTGGACGCATTTAATAGATTTACAACCGTTGATGAATGATCACCGCGTTTCGTTCTCGTGCTCGGCACAGGTCTCGAGCCGGAATTCTCTTGCGATTCAGAACTGTTAACGCTAGCTTGAGATTCGTAACTCCTCAGGCTGGTCAAACTCTCAAGACTACTCTTACGCTCTGTAATCTCATCGAAATGATGTGTTTCAGTGTTCTTCAACGGTGTATCGCGTAAAATTCGCTTGTTAGGAGTGAGCTTTCGTTTAGAATATGAGATAGTTGTATCCAAAGTGCTGTCTCGGTACGCGTTATCGCCCCTAAACAGAAAAAGAGATTGATGAGCTTTTGCAAAACCTCAATtgttaaatttgaatatataccTTGCTGACATGGGTCGATTAGGAGATTCTACTTTTCGAGGTGATTCACCATATTCCGTTAGACTGCGATCTTCCGCGAATAAcctaaatacattaaaataaaataataagttatccATATTCATAGTGTTATAATATGTACATGTTGTACTTACTCTTCGTTATCTTTGGCGCATACTTTATCATATACAAGTTCTTTGTATTCTTGAACTTTCTTGACTTCTTGAATTTTGTCTGGTAAAGATCTTTTTcgtctttttaatttatcaaatttcttCCTGGCATTATTTCCTCTGACATATGCCTGAAAGATAATTACGCAtgacttcaattttttaaaccagcTATGTTGTTTGTACATTCTCCAGGCAGTTTGTATATGTAATGCGGCTTCAGTTCTCGCACGAAGAACCTGAGCTAGTCGCTGCGCCGAGACCATTCTCCAGAAAGACTGTATCTGTATAATGGCATTCTTTAATCTGAGAAATTTTCTCCTTTCCAGGCAAGCGCGGAACCATTTCTGTATAGTGGTAATGCTCGTTATAATTTGTTGATGGAGTTCAATGTCTAACTTGATCTTTTCAGACTCTCTCAGGAAGACCTTAGTAGTACCCAATTGATAATTATCTCTGTTGAGATTGAGAGTCAATAGGAAGTCCCTCACGTCAGATTGCGAGCTCAGAAGACCCTTAGGAAGCAACATTCGGTAGAGTTGTATAAATTCCTCATATGTTAACCGCACATTGAAACCGGCTTGCCTTATTCTGACAGTTTCTAACATGCCTGTATAGCGTAGCTGTCGTTGAACCGTTTCTTCATCAAACTCATTCGGTACTTTATTGGCGTTGCTCTTAATACATCTGATGAAGAAAGGATTTGCTTGATTCAGAGTGTCCATTAAACTGTGTAAACTCTGCTGAAATTGTGCAGAAACGGTCATAGGCTGCTTTCTGGCTTTTCCTGGCCCGGTACCATAACTCTGAGTTCTTCCTGCAAGCGTCTTTACAGTTTGCAGATTTTTCAGACCTTTCTTACCGCGTTCTCTCGGTCGAAAcgatttatttttcctgtaaATATTTCGATGctaacatttataatactcGATATTACACAATGCAAATTCATTCTCCTGTTATTGCCATTTGCTGTGTgtgtatctctctctctctctctctgtgtgtgtgtgtgtgtgtgtgtgtgtgtgtgtgtgtgtgtgtgtgtgtgtgtgtgtgtggtgtgtgtgtgtgtgtgtcatcatattgtgtataatattgttgtatataaatatatgtacaaatagtactttacatttaataataattttatatgtacacagGAGAAGGAATTACAATCtattcacattttatagcaatgtatatgtaaataaaaaatatatatttatctaatgtacaaaatatctaatatctaatatctaatataaaatataaaatacgaaataGTAGAAAACTGATATGGCAGTATAAGTAGATGGTCAGAAACATAGCAAGCTTAAGAGTAATACTTGATATGaatattgtagaaaatatttgttagatGCGTGTTATGATGTTGGCATGAATGAAATTGATGgattaatgtattaatgtagaattgtaatttttaatttataattataataaaactaaattcaTATTGTTCTATgtcacatataattataatattgttgttatattatcaattattcatGTCTTAGTAGTAGTTAcgaataagatatatatacaatttctgCAAAAAATGTGTTACTCTTTAAAGAACTTTTGCAAAACACTCAGCATGCAGCAATCATCATTAAATATATCGAGAATAATTAACAGATTAGCAATAAGCTACATCTAATGAGAAATGTTCTATGATGATATATGATGTTGTTTAGTTATCAAAAGAAGCAGCGGTcgttaaaagattaaatggATAAAGTCACAGCACAGTTTtgactattaatattttacgaaaatgCTATTACCTACAAAAAGGAAACCCATTACCACCCCGAATTGCTATATAGACCACGTACTAATCTTGGTTTATGTAAATTTCCTTTGTAgcttaaattacattattaaatgaatatatcgaagatacattttacatacatgACAATTTGATTAGCGCGTTCCATGACGTTTGCTTCGTCTTTTGGAAGCACCCTCTCTAGCGGTGTGTGAATATCTCGtctgaatttattattaatatgggACTGGTCTTCCCTGCCCCGTAATACATAACCACCCTTCGTCGACGTAACGTTTGATAGGTGTTGCGTCTGATTAATGTTTCTAAATTGTGGCCACGATAGACGATTGTTGTTTATATTGTCGTTGTTTTCAGTTTGTATAGAAGATAATGTGGTAGAAGGAGTAGTAGCCGGTGGTAAACATACACTGCGTTGCTTCTGATAACTCAGTGGACGAGTATGTTTATGTgaactgaaaaattttctagttcttaattattttgtcgACTAACGATACTTCTTACAATTAAccattattcattttacaattatcgtttataaattatttgttgttcattttcaatatacttttattcgaTCGCGAGCTTTAGATGTATTGTCCACATGGAATGTTTCATCGATTGATGAATGATTCCAATataacaataagaaaaaatgaaatgacTGATATGAATTGTATAAAAGGAAATTCAGTTTTGCGTCATAAATCATGCCCAGATACAATAACGAGAACATGTACAATGATAGaatgtaattatatgaaaaatatcatGGAAAAATTGCATTCTAGCTATAACACAGGGGGGAAGAAAGGTACGAACAAATCAAAATCAAATCTGTAAACACACATAACtggcataaaaatatatggatttacaattttactcagaatatatatttttaatcttttaaattatttttagcttgAGATTGTCACAAATATCCTGATAAACGTTAATTTGTTGTAAATCCATGGGATGTATCAACAAAATACAACATTTGTGAAAATTTACACATACAGTGGATCAAAAGACCACTTACGCAATTCGGTTAATAGTTAGATTGACTGTCGACAACGTCACAAGATGGCTACAAAGGGATAAAAGACATATGgccaatataaatataataaaaagatttatcttaatttataaataccaaaattttgtaacagaGCGTGATGCATGTATTATTGACGCACAACGTAGATTCATACTCTAAATGAGACAATATACGAAtcaaacatgtaaaaaaataaaaaaaaataaaaaaaaacaagcggaacaaacattttttcttacacaattctcaatttaatactatatCTTGCTTTGTTATATGTTTTAGGTAAAAGCGTTTTATACTTTGTTATTATCgttcatataaaaatgttatttataattaaaaagttaaaaagacTTAAGACGCATTAccttattaaattttcgttGGGTGTCCTGTATCTGTTTTGTACAGACGTCTTGCTTCCATCAACTGAAAGAAAAAGCATACATTTTCGTCATTAATCTCTTGCATTAAAGATAGATCAAtgtatcataatttaatatacctACCTCTACCATGTCTATGTGCTCGGCCAGCTTCTTGAAATGCAAAGTGAGCGCGAAAGAAGGCCCGCAATATAGCCCACCTGAATACGGCGACCGGATCAGCACCGACCAATTCCCGCACGAAAGCAAGGGAGGAGTTTTTCAATACTCCGACAACGCCATCGGGTCGCATTAGGTCTAGATTCTTTTCTCTCATATTGGCAGCTTGATACTTGACCGCACCGGCGTAATGACGTACGACAAACGCCGCTTCTCGACGCTGTGGTGCTTCATAAAACGGATTGTCTTTGTGCACAGTGTTAAATTTCTGCAACAATGTCTCGTTCGTTGCACCAGGAAAACTATAAAACAAAgtcaaatattcaaaatatatttcatctaAGTTTCACGTAAAATCGAGAAAGCATATTCGAATAATAATACTAACTTGCATTGGTCGTCAAGAAGACATAACAGACCGTTCGGTTTTCCTTCGATGAGATTGAGACATCCAGAATTATCGCTATACCCTATGTCTGTCCATCTAATTCCCTGCTTTCTATATTCTCGTTGTTCGTATTGGAAAACATGTTGGTTAAAGTAATGTTGTAATTGTTCATTAGCATAATTGATGCACAACTGCTCGAAACTGTTACACGTTTTGAAATCTTCAAAGCCAAATATGTCTAATACACCTATGCTATTGCCTTGATGATCTCTGAGAgtatcttttttagaaagcAGGGCATGATTCACCTATAATAtgagcaaaataaattatttcatgtgtcaaataataataaccataGTTGTTTATATAAGCATAGGCACTTTTATTACCTGCAAAACAATCCAATCAAATAAAGCTCCATACAGACACTTTGCCATGGCATCGCGTGCCGCTATCGCTTCGGGAAGTCTGTAGTTAATAACTAAAGTCTCTCCGGAAGCTCTTGCACGTTTAGCAGTAAGTGCAGCCAACAGAGTTTCTTGTTTCACTCGGAGAAGTTCCGATATCAATGCAACTACTTCTGGATTTTTAACACCTACAGCCTCATCATGATGGTGATACGATTTTCTCGGATGAAACTCAACATTACCTAAATCATTAATACATAGTTATTTTAGTGGTGCATGTGATATAGATGATTTGATAATCACCTAGTAAAAGAACTGCCGACAAAACTGCAAAGAGTCGTCTTTGTTTCTCTGCTGTAAAGCCCACCATCTCCATAGATTGTTTTAATCTCGAGAATTCATGCCGTTCGTCGATATTTTCCAGTCCGTAGCAGCcacttttatttaagtaattgtACCGATCACAGCCCTCCAAGTGCAATAACTGTTTCTCTTGCTCGTTCGCGCCAGCcaatagataataaaacacGTGATAATTCCTTTCATTTCGTCCTTGAGAAACAATCCTTGATTTCTCCAGAAGATATTTTTGAACCACAGCactataaaacatatttacgtcatttatattttacggttTATATTTAGAGGGTTTATGTTACCGTACACTTACCCGTGGACCATCCCATTTTCCTTGTAATTTACTTGGATAAATTTTCCAAAGCGACTGCTGTTATTATTATGGGCCGTTTTTGCATTGCCAAACGCTTCCAGAACAGGTCCAGCGCTGAGTATTGTCTGCTCCACACCACTACCATGTGAACCTTTTTGGCTAAGTGCTGTCAAAtgatgtaacaaaaaattcgtTGATTCCGTTTTACCAGAACCACTTTCACCACTAATAACAATACACTGATTCTTCTTCTCCTTAAGCATACAGTGATAAGCTGCATCAGCTATGGCAAATATATGAGGAGGTATATCTGGACCCAATCTTctgttttgatataattttacatatttcggATTGTAAATgggataaaatttaaatggatTTAAGGCAATTAGTATGCTGCCaacataagtatatatattgcCAGCTAAAAATCTTGCCCTCAGATTATCCAACAGTGTTTGTTCATTCAGATCTGGAAGCTGGCATAAATCTGGGTATTCCTTGTCACGTGGTTGAAAAAGGAATCTATTAAAATAGTCCTTTAGGAGTTGAGGATCCATAGGAAATCTACTGTCAGACCATAAATCTGGCTGTTTTTTTCGTAGATAAAATCTGCATaatcaatgataaaaattgttatatgaGAAATCGCCTTAAATCAAatgaattaacaataaaacataattgttATATCCAAGCATAATAGACCTGTAGTATTCTTGCTGAGTATCATTTTTCGGCCACAGTAACATGAGTGCTACGGGGCACTCGGCGGGGCCAAGTCTTCTTTCCTTACATTCCTGTCCAACAGAATTCCCTACCACCTCTGCTAACTCGTAGCCATTCGAAATGGAAGCGTCAACCAGTCCGAGTCTTTCAATAATACATTCTACTATCTCGGCTGACGAAGTTTGTTTCGTAGCTTTGATTGAGAGTGCCTCATATTCGGGGCTCCATTCGCCCACAAATACTTGCACTACTCCGGATCCACTATTGTCCATTTTTAACCCtgagattataattattaaaatttaaaaaattcatataaatattaaatccaCTATATATAAGTCAATATAGTGGCATACCTTGTATTGAAGAGGGTCAACAAGTGTGTCGTCTATCAtctgtataatatttcaaatacgTTGTCTCTCCTTCTTTTTGTTTACTTGTTATATACAACCAATGATTTAagcgtttaaaataattattatacattttgttttacaagCTTGCAACATACAACGTCAACGTTTATGATTATTTACATGTGTTAATTCTAACTATATTTTTGATGCAACTTGGATTATTTACTCGTGCCAAATACACTTGCCAATTGGCTAGGTTTCCGAGAAATAATCAACTTTAATCATAggtatatatatcatttaaagttttaaaagtaaatttgtgatatgaaataaaaatttgtatttctcTCTTCCAATCATAAAGTATATCGATAAGGAGTTGTAAAACccttctaaattatttctagatttttctcaatataCATCGTAGAGAGTATTCCAACCATTGGTTAATAatcattaatgtaataaaatagaatcgttagagaatttattttttctttttaaatagaattatatgtTCAGTCAATTCAATAGGTCCTTGTTCCTGATTTGTTCATTAAGAGttagagtatttttttaagttgtaGTAGAATAGCCTGCTTTATCTTAATATCATGCATTTAACACGGACTGTCCATTAGAATCTCTCCGAtagcatttaaattattatcacaaCATTTACTGAACAGGTGACAAGCGTGGGTGTGCTATTGTTGGTAGGCAGTAACTTAGTTTCCTTGTTCTGACAAAAATTCAAAGTCTTCAGCGTATTGTAAATATTCTCGTGCTTCTTGAGTATTTCAGcatatttattgcaataatttaacacAGTTGTGGCTGTATCATTTCCATCTATTGCACAGAACTTTTTCCAAGTCAGAAAAGTGTCCTATCTGCAAACAAATGTATACAACACATTAGCATAGTTTAAGAGACATAGTCTGTTTACATTTGAAGCATCTAACATCATTCATAAATGCTATGGGTGCATCCAAGTAGATATTCCATGCTCGATTTAACACTACGAGAAGggttaaaactttaaatcgaTACGGATCGTCGTGTTACACGCGTataaaataagccaattctgATTTTAGTTACGATGTAACGCCTCTACGTTACGCGACGGTAACGAGAATGGAACAGGTGCattgtatttctattttaaacgAGCGCGTCAAGATAGAACGCACATCGTGAATCGTGTAGGAAGACGATAGCTATTAGAACGGCTATTAAAAGCTAAAACGGATAAGAATAATGGACCTTTTTACCCCGATCGCTTTTAACGACACCACCGCGCGTATTTTATTTAGCCCGACGGAGCGCGAGACGCACACGCACGTGTCACCCGTTGCAAATTCGATGATGCACAGccgaatttaaaaatatccagCTTCTCGGATGTTTTTCGTTTTTCTCTTCTGAAGAaaagacgcgcgcgcgcgcttgcaAATAACCGCACCGTCGCGGTCCAGAGGCTCTCGGTTCTCGGCGAGATCGGTGGCGGATTGATAGCGCACACGCATTCGTTGAGAGGAATGCCGCGAGCTGCGAGAGCGGTATTTACGTTTCCGCGCTCGTGCGACGAGCGAGGAGGGGAGTCGACGGCCGTGTGACATTTGGATATGCGGGGTCTGCATCGCGGATGCAGATTGACGGGTCACGGACCGTCGGTCGATGCCTGCTTGCCTGCCTACCAAATGAGGGTCAGTTTGCGCGACAAGCGAACGTCAACATGATAAACTGAAATGGTCGCGGAGGAGTGGTTTCTGGAGCAGAGGCTGaatcacacacatacacacatacacacacacacatacacacatacacacacaacacaGAGAAGCGCGATATCACCACGAAGGAATGCATCGTTGCGCGAGGCATGCGTGAGTGGCTGCGTGTGCTCGCTCGCGTGCACGTTTACTTGGTCGGATCGACCTTACTAGGATCGTAGAGTCGTTACCTCTTCCGTCGGTCGCGGGTTCCACGTCCGAGTTGTCCGCCGCGTGGAGGAAGAGCTCTCTGTCCTGTTCTTGTCGTGAGGTCCAACCGCcgatttctctctttttttaccGTCTTCTCTCTCGCCTTCACCTCTCGTCGTATCCGCTTCTCGTCACGTCGCGGATCGCACGCGCACGACCGGCCCGCTCGCGGTAGGCGTTCGCGCGCCGATCTCAGCCCCTTCGTGCTTTCGTATTCCTTGTCGATCGGTCGAGCCCCGGGAGACACGAGCGCGTACAATACGGGCAGGTTGACACTTGGGtaaacacgcgcgcgcgcgcgcacgcttgCCGCGATCGGCACCGTCGCGGGGATCGATCCGCAGCGCGCAGGCAAGCAAGTCAGGCAGGCAGGTAGGCAGGCAGACAGACAGGCACCGCCGGCCTGCTGCACCtggcacacgcacacacacacacacacacacacgcagaCACAcagccacacacacacacacacacacacacacacacacgtcaAGCGGGGCTACGCGTGGTCGCGTTCGAAATCGCGACGATTCTATCTACCGCGCGAGATAACACGCTCGCTTGCCGCGCGAAGATTCACGTACGGTCACCGATCACACGGATGACGGGGGCCCTTGCCCAGCTCTATCGTCCTTCGTCTCCGCTGACGGGATCCTGCAACCCGATACGTCCaccatttccatttttttcggTCACGTGGGACGTGCCGGCGATCGCCGATTGGTCGCGTCGAGCACGGCGACGTGACCACTCGCTGATGCGCCTCCGCCGTCGTTCGACTTCCAACGCCATTCGGCCGatcacgacgacgacgacgacgacgacgacgacgaggacatGCTTTTAGAGCCGTCTGTCGCTGATAGGGCGAAACTTCTGTTCGTGCGATTGCTCCGTCGCTGAAGCGACTCTTTTCTTagagcggtcatcgcgtcgttttaagatattttctcatccatcagcgcctctatgtgcacaaaatgtgcacattaaactatgtagtcaaatatctatgaatcccgtaggtaatgtgcatgactttttgggtctcttctatgctaggtccacgtttatttggttctgtttcatgctatactcgtacattttacaattgtatgcatacatattttaaatctgttttatgcaaatgtgcataatcgtgttctataaatgtgcaatatcacatatacatgatataaattcaaataaatgatttgataaaaattcactcaccgattacTGTTACTGttcctgctgctgatgctgctgctgctactgctataTTCCTTTTCCGGTTTTGATTCTGAAGTAAAGCAATTCGATTACTCCTACAGTTTTGTATCTTTGTATGATTGCGCGACtagtaaatttaaagtttcattattggCACGATCGACATTCTACCGAACGGATTGCGTATCCTCCTTAAGCGAATACGCGCATACGAAAACTTTGCTTGAAACGAAAATCAACACGACACGAAATTTAAAGTGGCGAgacgtcacgtaacttcgtgaaaacgcaggccgaggaaagcggttgaatgaaaattacgcgccgagatacaacAAACGGAAacaaattcgtttcgagaatttcgtatgctcgcacgacaacttagtagcacttcacttaattggcactcgcgatattctatCAAAGAACATATCCTTTTCGAGCAAGCACTTTGCTCGAACGTGCACACGACGTACCTGCACAACACCGCACAATTCAATTCTgaacacgcgagacacgcacggagtcgacagagcatccgaccggcgctggagtggcGCACGTGactggagcgcggagcaacggagcaacatggcggcagcggcgcaggcgcggcgagtggcgccgactagcgccgagtaccgccgagcGTACCTACCAACGGTCAcgtccgccgctgccgccatgttCCCTCacgctccagcgccggtcggacgcaTCGTTaactccgtgcgtgtctcgcgtattCAGAATTCGTATTGTGCGCTGGTACGGCGTTGAGAGTGTCGTCGCGGTAGCTGACGATACGCGAACCATATGAGATCGTAACAGTTCATGTGTAAAGCGCGCCATCGTGCGTTTCCTTCGGTTTTGAGTGAAGTGTTCGCGTGTGCATTCGAGCAAAGTGTTTGCTCGAAGGGGATAcgtagaatatcgcgagtgccagTTAAGTGAAGTGAAGTGAAGCCCTACTagtcgtcgtgcgagcatacgaaaGTCTCGAAACGAATTTGCTTCCGTTTgttgtatctcggcgcgtaatttttattcaaacggttttctcggcctgcgtttccacgaagttacgtgacgtcacgccactttcgtgccatgttgattttcgccgccaatcagacgagccaagtgaaattctcgcgcacggtttacgttttactcgtgcgTGATATATTATTCGTAATAACGGGAGTGCcaaataaagtatcgggcgatcgttattaatgtgcggttcgagaatagcaggatgatgtcagcagaaagcggcatccatgaAGCGACTCGAAtcggtattaaatataatattttttcaagtgatacatttctttacctgcttttgtgtttgagtttaggaataatatttatcacattttcagaatcaaaaccggaaaaggaatgtagcagtagcagtagcagtagcagcagcagcagcagcagcagcagcagcagcagcagcagcagcagcaggagcagcgacagcaatcggtgagtgaatttttatcaaattaattaattgaatttatatcatgtctatgtggtattgcacatttatagaacacgattatgcacatttgcataaaacagatttaaaatatgtatgcatacaattgtaaaatgtacgagtatagcatgaaacagaatcaaataaacgtggacctagcatagaagagacccaaaaagtcatgcacattacctacgggattcatagatatttgactacatagttcaatgtccacattttgtgcacgtagaggcgctgatggatgaaacgCCTAAAACGACACGATGACCGCGATGACGTTATCTACGGACTTTCGTAGATAACGTAACATTGGTTACGTAGTTCGTAGTGTACGTTTTATGCACGTTGAGGCGCTGGTGGACGGAAACACTTGAAACGGCGGGATGGTCGCTCTCAGATTTCTCTCTGTCTGGAGACATTCGATACGGACGCGCGAGGTACATACGTCGCGATGTCGTTATCGACTTGAAAGTAAATAATGTTCGTGACAACGGACGCGGAATCCTCCGTGCGCAAGCGCCGTAAAACGGAGTTCTGGCTGTCGCGCACATTCAAGCCGGATCACGATTACCGACGCGATTACTGACGACGAGACCGAGATCGACCGCGAGAGGACGCAATCAGCCCGCGGCTACGCGCCAAGTTCCGCGAGGATCGAGCTAAAACGGTTTGTgcaatatacatgtaattatcGGAAGTCTGTGATTAAACAGCAATAAAATGGACTTGCATTATCCCGGAAAAGAAACCGCGACGATATGTTTGCATCTCACGTATACGAAACGAGCCGGCTCTTCTTCCGTTAGATCGATCTCTCATTACCATATCTGATTCTTAAttacttctttcttttattgcCATGAAATCCGAGGATTTGCGAGAGAAAGGCTGAGAAAGGCGCTGAAATCTCGACAAACGCGaacgtatatttttctttctaatctGGTGACATCAGTTTTGTGGTTTTCGTATCGCGTTGCTTTTCATTCGACCTGTTCGACGACTTATCGTGCATTTTTTACGAAGCAATCGGCCTGGGTGGCATCGCCGGTCAACTGTGGAGGTTAAGAGAAACGTCAACAAAGGGGAATTTGCGGCGCCGTTTGGCACGTGCGATCCCGAATCAGTGAAATACGTATAATACGCATTTTACTTCTAACACGCGTCGCAACGAACGCATCATCGGTATTTCATCGAGCTAGGCTAGTCGGAATTAtcaatttatgattatatgCCAATCAATTATGACGTGATAATCGAGCGATGCATAATTTGCGGCTGCGTTTACGTTTGAAGAGCTCGCCAGTATATTCGTACCCGCGAGAGGATCGCGCGAAACATTACGTTATTATACTCATCTcaaattctaatatttatctttaaatagttatttatcGCGCGGATAACATCCATCTCGTTTTTCGATCTGTTATTGGAGCCGAGTCAGCAGCCGAGCTGCCGCCTCCGAGGCGGCAGGTAATTTAACAGTGATCGATGGCGGGTGGATGTCACGACGCCCGCGATTGCCTTCATCGTCGGGATAGGCATCTCGGAATATAGTAACGGAATGCCACACGCTCAGTATTAATGGTCCGTGTGTAACATGGAGAGAATTTTGGTATCGGTGTTCTCTCTCCGGCGTCTGCATTAACGGAAGTGGCGCGTCGTGTCGGCGCGGCTGATCAATACGCCTTATGACCACTGCCACATTTTGCATCGGTCAATCGcgtttgcattaaaaaaaaaaaaaaaaagcgtattgctgcattatttaaatgttttcccACAAAGACGTCAACATCGATTAAACGTATCTATTTGCGGATACGTTCCGTCTCTC of the Monomorium pharaonis isolate MP-MQ-018 chromosome 11, ASM1337386v2, whole genome shotgun sequence genome contains:
- the LOC105833148 gene encoding unconventional myosin-IXa isoform X2, whose translation is MDNSGSGVVQVFVGEWSPEYEALSIKATKQTSSAEIVECIIERLGLVDASISNGYELAEVVGNSVGQECKERRLGPAECPVALMLLWPKNDTQQEYYRFYLRKKQPDLWSDSRFPMDPQLLKDYFNRFLFQPRDKEYPDLCQLPDLNEQTLLDNLRARFLAGNIYTYVGSILIALNPFKFYPIYNPKYVKLYQNRRLGPDIPPHIFAIADAAYHCMLKEKKNQCIVISGESGSGKTESTNFLLHHLTALSQKGSHGSGVEQTILSAGPVLEAFGNAKTAHNNNSSRFGKFIQVNYKENGMVHGAVVQKYLLEKSRIVSQGRNERNYHVFYYLLAGANEQEKQLLHLEGCDRYNYLNKSGCYGLENIDERHEFSRLKQSMEMVGFTAEKQRRLFAVLSAVLLLGNVEFHPRKSYHHHDEAVGVKNPEVVALISELLRVKQETLLAALTAKRARASGETLVINYRLPEAIAARDAMAKCLYGALFDWIVLQVNHALLSKKDTLRDHQGNSIGVLDIFGFEDFKTCNSFEQLCINYANEQLQHYFNQHVFQYEQREYRKQGIRWTDIGYSDNSGCLNLIEGKPNGLLCLLDDQCNFPGATNETLLQKFNTVHKDNPFYEAPQRREAAFVVRHYAGAVKYQAANMREKNLDLMRPDGVVGVLKNSSLAFVRELVGADPVAVFRWAILRAFFRAHFAFQEAGRAHRHGRVDGSKTSVQNRYRTPNENLISHLVTLSTVNLTINRIAKNKSFRPRERGKKGLKNLQTVKTLAGRTQSYGTGPGKARKQPMTVSAQFQQSLHSLMDTLNQANPFFIRCIKSNANKVPNEFDEETVQRQLRYTGMLETVRIRQAGFNVRLTYEEFIQLYRMLLPKGLLSSQSDVRDFLLTLNLNRDNYQLGTTKVFLRESEKIKLDIELHQQIITSITTIQKWFRACLERRKFLRLKNAIIQIQSFWRMVSAQRLAQVLRARTEAALHIQTAWRMYKQHSWFKKLKSCVIIFQAYVRGNNARKKFDKLKRRKRSLPDKIQEVKKVQEYKELVYDKVCAKDNEELFAEDRSLTEYGESPRKVESPNRPMSARGDNAYRDSTLDTTISYSKRKLTPNKRILRDTPLKNTETHHFDEITERKSSLESLTSLRSYESQASVNSSESQENSGSRPVPSTRTKRGDHSSTVVNLLNASSRHSSVSRRTDSSSTGYSDGEAESETPSAVQSAPPVFNTSPPFIGSRDIEYHSANVNLTHSPNSDIWRRRIDYSPANYSDFMPVTQKTTITRSANVSHYKNVTDNVFEQTRHEKPNEAANYNVKLDTSDRFVQMESLASGRQQRGLNDNNVANERMENIPISPIKRDQTKHGSTKNVKDLSYLRRQNSEGDTTMKVVDVDDSALKSTLLRGSSPRERNSRSKEKYEPDVPVRNARRNRPSREVQCRSMGESAVETNTDTRNLLLGTIKESDLNKTTNVWCRKEYPHETASRSVTDWPMNKNEGTYKIQQPGKRMRSNAITTLELRRRNSDPATKISGLSEDKMGQDTSSNDLKLAPGMNLLEWKGNNLFTLAGHRFRKVARFAKDDVCVCCHEKMDAFVTQGYKCVDCKQLYHVKCIQNGGVLKMPCLLANTPSRRKNRKPPRTPYDTTKQTVASKFNLTGTSAFSDSTDKIISDAKELALMQDFITKKIYKMESQEEGRKPSEVDRVFKQALRKFKDDLVITYSVAIQQGVEGNIKYTDLIANFLHVMETVCKQENTREDFPVTMGVNAFRGFMNEFMAMVKTEALEKQSKSKRKKEKKRKQEEPIRHGSHMFQLTIINIPTACEVCTSFFMWPIERGLVCQNCKLTCHKKCYIKASAECGKDGSLLETNSHKVFGVPLYKLDCGDGKVPLVVDRLITTIEMHGLYTEGIYRKSGVSSKVRELKMKMDEGDLEKVDFENYQVHVLAAVLKSFFRDMPEPLLTYEYYDDFLHAANLTDPHDRIGTLFAILKKLPKPNYDLMERLIVHLARVARHEVDNRMSPSALAIVFAPCILRTNRTLPAQDSLQDVGRQTRCVETIVQEKLRVVRATLADINTLESACHTATHRLSSLRSSKIFSPEELNVAAASAAGRAAAMDRDRDRGDEEEALLVDHIQEIQKEKALLTSTLPSLTRASSDDDLLLSATDLDDGSLDDLLPSSADGLVRKKPVQRQSSADNSFPTIINMDDDMVMV